In the Mycolicibacterium thermoresistibile genome, one interval contains:
- the hisN gene encoding histidinol-phosphatase, translated as MTAVPDDAPDIRDDDLALALLLADQADVVTRDRFGSLDLHVETKPDLTPVSDADRSVERILRGTLAQQRPDDPILGEEFGGATVFSGRQWIIDPIDGTKNFVRGVPVWATLIALLQDGVPTVGVVSAPALQRRWYAAAGQGAHVVVGDDVPRRISVSSVSDLESASLSFSSLSGWAVRKLRDRFIDLTDTVWRVRGFGDFFSYCLLAEGAVDIATEPEVSLWDLAALDILVREAGGTFTNLEGAPGPHGGSAVATNGRLHNAVLAHLRGV; from the coding sequence ATGACTGCGGTCCCCGATGACGCCCCCGACATCCGTGACGACGATCTGGCACTTGCGCTGCTGCTGGCCGATCAGGCCGATGTGGTGACCAGGGACCGGTTCGGCTCGCTGGATCTGCACGTCGAGACCAAACCGGATCTGACCCCGGTCTCCGACGCCGACCGGTCGGTGGAGCGGATCCTGCGCGGCACCCTGGCCCAGCAGCGGCCGGACGATCCGATTCTGGGTGAGGAATTCGGCGGCGCAACGGTTTTCAGTGGGCGACAGTGGATCATCGATCCGATCGACGGCACCAAGAATTTCGTCCGCGGAGTGCCGGTGTGGGCGACGCTGATCGCCCTGCTGCAGGACGGGGTGCCGACGGTCGGCGTGGTCAGCGCCCCCGCCCTGCAGCGACGCTGGTACGCCGCCGCCGGACAGGGGGCACACGTGGTGGTGGGCGACGACGTCCCGCGCCGGATCTCGGTGTCGTCGGTGTCGGATCTGGAATCGGCCAGCCTGTCGTTCTCCAGCTTGTCCGGCTGGGCGGTGCGCAAACTCCGGGACCGCTTCATCGATCTGACCGACACCGTGTGGCGGGTGCGGGGTTTCGGCGACTTCTTCTCGTACTGCCTGCTCGCCGAGGGCGCCGTGGACATCGCCACCGAACCCGAGGTGTCGCTGTGGGACCTCGCGGCGCTGGACATCCTGGTGCGCGAGGCCGGCGGCACGTTCACCAACCTGGAGGGCGCACCCGGCCCGCACGGCGGCAGCGCGGTGGCGACCAACGGCCGGCTGCACAATGCGGTGCTCGCGCATCTGCGCGGCGTCTGA